Proteins encoded together in one Planctomyces sp. SH-PL14 window:
- a CDS encoding arylamine N-acetyltransferase family protein, producing the protein MSASPTSPSASPSPSIDLDAYFDRIRYTGPREPTLATLNGVVAAHVEQIPFENFDSLLNRPVLLDPASLQRKLIHDRRGGYCFEQNGLLLFVLESLGFHVRPLSARARVGRERHSIPPRTHLFCRVELDGVSWLADAGIGRLSPTAALRLELDTEQPTPHEPRRLIREGSLYYHQARVAGAWTDVCDFTLEEMPLIDCEVASWFTCTHPQSHMKGRLLVARAAPGGRRVTLLDNEFTIREADGTPNKRTLTSRDELLSVLAEHFGLHLDRDIRFHVAALPWMA; encoded by the coding sequence ATGTCCGCGTCTCCGACATCGCCCTCCGCGTCTCCTTCCCCGTCGATCGATCTCGACGCCTACTTCGACCGCATCCGCTACACCGGTCCGCGCGAGCCGACCCTCGCGACTCTCAACGGCGTCGTCGCCGCCCACGTCGAGCAGATCCCGTTCGAGAACTTCGACTCGCTGCTGAATCGCCCGGTCCTCCTCGACCCCGCCTCCCTGCAGCGCAAACTGATCCACGACCGCCGCGGCGGCTACTGCTTCGAGCAGAACGGACTCCTGCTCTTTGTCCTGGAATCCCTCGGCTTCCACGTCCGGCCGCTCAGCGCCCGGGCCCGCGTCGGCCGCGAACGGCACAGCATCCCGCCCCGAACCCACCTCTTCTGCCGCGTCGAGCTCGACGGAGTCTCCTGGCTCGCGGATGCCGGCATCGGCCGCCTCAGCCCGACGGCCGCGCTCCGCCTCGAACTCGACACCGAACAGCCCACTCCCCACGAGCCCCGCCGCCTCATCCGCGAAGGCTCCCTCTACTACCACCAGGCCCGCGTCGCCGGCGCGTGGACCGACGTCTGCGACTTCACCCTCGAAGAGATGCCCCTCATCGATTGCGAAGTCGCAAGCTGGTTCACCTGCACCCACCCTCAGTCCCACATGAAGGGCCGCCTGCTCGTCGCCCGCGCCGCCCCCGGAGGCCGCCGCGTTACCCTCCTCGACAACGAGTTTACGATCCGCGAGGCGGACGGGACGCCGAACAAGCGGACGCTGACCTCGCGGGACGAACTCCTGAGCGTCCTGGCGGAGCACTTCGGGCTGCATCTGGACCGCGACATCCGGTTCCACGTCGCCGCGCTCCCTTGGATGGCGTGA